A single region of the Plantactinospora soyae genome encodes:
- a CDS encoding asparagine synthetase B family protein: MCGLALVLGPGADRPTFHRMMAALAPRGDLAETRLDSDLLAGVQRLRIVDREHAVQPWRSADGRWLLCYNGEIFNHRELAAELDRLGRPLRTASDTEVVLEAFLAWGPDAVTRLRGEFAFAIADTATARVYLARDTLGVKPLYWSRHLRRLHVASEVKALVPVGAPITEVPPGHHGWADAVAGPDLVPYVDLSRLGSGPRISDPEEAAGLVREALAESIRVRVDTDLTVGVILSGGLDSTLALLHVRQMHHDCVAFTIGTPDSEDLGYARRLTADLGVHHEVIELNPRTIRLEEVREAIRISELTEYGDIINAVVSVPLFRRVRDLGVRVVLTGDGSDELFGGYPMYHQVGPEAARRLFLHKIRNLCRTELQRVDRASLGHGVETRVPFLDPALVELAMRMPVDLKMRDGQEKWILRHAFADMLPDYIRDRPKNPMSYSSGLHERARLYKPLFARQYRSFGYELLEPVRRDFDTVLMRCDHDLDRAVAEGAARPDYTVFEHARDLAGAAKWNVAPALRRLTGSGRQS, encoded by the coding sequence ATGTGTGGACTCGCCCTCGTCCTCGGCCCCGGCGCCGACCGGCCCACCTTCCACCGGATGATGGCGGCGCTCGCGCCGCGCGGAGACCTGGCGGAGACCCGGCTCGACAGCGATCTGCTGGCCGGGGTCCAGCGGTTGCGAATCGTCGACCGGGAGCACGCGGTGCAGCCCTGGCGCTCGGCGGACGGCCGCTGGCTGCTCTGCTACAACGGCGAGATCTTCAACCACCGCGAACTCGCCGCCGAACTCGACCGGCTCGGCCGCCCGCTGCGGACCGCGAGCGACACCGAGGTCGTCCTGGAAGCCTTCCTGGCCTGGGGGCCGGACGCGGTCACCCGGTTGCGCGGCGAGTTCGCCTTCGCGATCGCGGACACCGCGACCGCACGGGTCTACCTGGCCCGCGACACGCTGGGAGTGAAACCGCTCTACTGGTCACGCCACCTCCGTCGGCTGCACGTCGCCTCCGAGGTCAAGGCCCTGGTGCCGGTCGGCGCCCCGATCACCGAGGTGCCACCGGGGCACCACGGCTGGGCCGACGCCGTCGCCGGGCCGGACCTGGTGCCCTACGTGGACCTGTCCCGGCTCGGCTCGGGACCACGGATCAGCGATCCCGAGGAGGCGGCCGGGCTGGTCCGCGAGGCCCTGGCGGAGAGCATCCGGGTCCGGGTCGACACCGACCTCACCGTCGGGGTGATCCTCTCCGGCGGGCTGGACAGCACCCTCGCGCTGCTGCACGTCCGGCAGATGCACCACGACTGCGTGGCGTTCACCATCGGCACCCCCGACAGCGAGGACCTGGGCTACGCCCGTCGGCTCACCGCCGACCTCGGGGTGCACCACGAGGTGATCGAGCTGAACCCCCGGACCATCCGGCTCGAAGAGGTCCGGGAGGCCATCCGGATCTCCGAACTCACCGAATACGGCGACATCATCAACGCGGTGGTCTCGGTGCCGCTGTTCCGGCGGGTGCGGGACCTCGGCGTCCGGGTGGTGCTCACCGGCGACGGCTCGGACGAACTCTTCGGCGGCTATCCGATGTACCACCAGGTCGGCCCCGAGGCGGCCCGCCGGCTCTTCCTCCACAAGATCCGCAACCTCTGTCGTACGGAGTTGCAGCGGGTCGACCGGGCCAGCCTCGGGCACGGGGTGGAGACCCGGGTACCGTTCCTCGACCCCGCGCTGGTGGAGTTGGCGATGCGGATGCCGGTCGACCTGAAGATGCGGGACGGCCAGGAGAAGTGGATCCTCCGGCACGCCTTCGCCGACATGCTGCCGGACTACATCCGCGATCGGCCGAAGAATCCGATGTCGTACTCGTCGGGTCTGCACGAGCGGGCCCGGCTCTACAAGCCGCTCTTCGCCCGCCAGTACCGCTCCTTCGGCTACGAACTGCTGGAGCCGGTACGCCGGGACTTCGACACCGTACTGATGCGCTGCGACCACGACCTGGACCGGGCCGTCGCCGAGGGGGCCGCCCGGCCGGACTACACGGTGTTCGAACACGCCCGGGACCTGGCCGGAGCGGCAAAGTGGAACGTCGCTCCGGCGCTGCGCCGGCTGACCGGCTCCGGCCGGCAGAGCTGA